The following coding sequences lie in one Lolium perenne isolate Kyuss_39 chromosome 2, Kyuss_2.0, whole genome shotgun sequence genomic window:
- the LOC127328914 gene encoding CBL-interacting protein kinase 23, whose product MGTHGGAGSGRTRVGRYELGRTLGEGTFAKVKFARNVETGENVAIKILDKEKVLKHKMIAQIKREISTMKLIRHPNVIRMYEVMASKTKIYIVMELVTGGELFDKIASRGRLKEDDARKYFQQLINAVDYCHSRGVYHRDLKPENLLLDANGTLKVSDFGLSALSKQVREDGLLHTTCGTPNYVAPEVINNKGYDGAKADLWSCGVILFVLMAGYLPFEDSNLMSLYKKIYKADFTCPSWFSTSAKKLIKKILDPNPSTRITIAEVISNEWFKKGYQPPRFETADVNLDDVNSIFNETGDPAQLVVERREERPAVMNAFELISTSQGLNLGTLFEKQTDSVKRETRFASRLPAKEILSKIEAAAGPMGFNVQKRNYKLKLQGENPGRKGQLAIATEVFEVTPSLYMVEIRKSNGDTLEFHNFYHSISNGLKDVMWKPEGGIPEADEIRHRRSP is encoded by the exons ATGGGCACGCATGGCGGCGCCGGCAGCGGGAGGACGCGGGTCGGAAGGTACGAGCTGGGGAGGACGCTCGGGGAGGGCACGTTCGCCAAGGTCAAGTTCGCCAGGAACGTCGAGACCGGCGAGAATGTCGCCATCAAGATCCTCGACAAGGAGAAGGTCCTCAAGCACAAGATGATCGCGCAG ATAAAGCGCGAGATCTCCACCATGAAGCTCATCAGGCATCCCAACGTTATTCGGATGTACGAG GTGATGGCCAGCAAGACCAAGATATACATAGTGATGGAGCTTGTCACCGGTGGCGAACTTTTCGACAAGATC GCTTCGCGCGGGAGGCTCAAGGAGGACGACGCGAGGAAATATTTCCAGCAACTGATCAACGCTGTTGACTACTGCCATAGCAGAGGCGTATATCACCGAGATTTGAAG CCTGAAAATCTTCTCCTTGACGCTAATGGCACTCTCAAGGTGTCAGACTTTGGACTGAGCGCGCTGTCAAAGCAAGTGCGG GAGGATGGGCTGCTGCACACCACTTGTGGAACTCCCAATTATGTTGCTCCCGAG GTTATAAATAACAAAGGTTATGACGGAGCCAAGGCTGATCTCTGGTCATGTGGGGTGATTCTCTTTGTCCTCATGGCAGGGTACCTTCCGTTTGAAGATTCAAACCTCATGTCACTTTACAAGAAg ATATACAAAGCTGACTTTACTTGCCCATCTTGGTTCTCCACGAGCGCAAAAAAGCTCATCAAGAAGATACTAGATCCCAATCCTAGCACT AGAATAACTATTGCTGAGGTTATAAGCAACGAGTGGTTCAAGAAAGGATATCAGCCTCCTAGGTTTGAGACAGCAGACGTTAATCTGGATGATGTCAACTCTATATTCAACGAAACCGGG GATCCAGCACAGCTTGTTGTCGAAAGGCGTGAAGAAAGACCAGCGGTGatgaatgcttttgagttgatttctACCTCACAGGGCCTCAATCTCGGCACACTCTTTGAGAAGCAAACG GATTCTGTTAAGCGGGAGACAAGGTTTGCGTCGAGGCTTCCTGCAAAAGAGAtactgtctaaaattgaagcagcAGCAGGACCCATGGGCTTCAATGTACAGAAGCGCAACTACAAG CTGAAGTTGCAAGGAGAGAATCCTGGAAGGAAAGGTCAGCTGGCAATTGCGACAGAG GTTTTTGAAGTCACACCATCACTCTACATGGTTGAAATCCGCAAGTCTAACGGCGACACCCTGGAATTCCACAAT TTCTACCATAGCATCTCAAATGGGCTGAAGGATGTCATGTGGAAGCCAGAAGGCGGCATACCCGAAGCCGACGAGATCCGGCACCGGAGGTCGCCGTGA
- the LOC139836090 gene encoding uncharacterized protein isoform X1: MREEVRSSSAAPADPPPRSASPPATPVASSAGPSSPPAQTNVVTMDWLGSEQLSKVGSSSLAASLPAQPSLSTNAVGAAMDFSQSSCRPWERGDLLHRLATFKPSTWASKPKAASSLACAQRGWVNIDMDKIECDSCGAHLIFTALTSWSPAEVANAGEAFAEQLDASHQNDCPWRGNSCADSLVQLHFSPSALLGGFKDRCEGLLQFISLPVIASSAIESMKLTRNHQIVHVLSQSIAILCGELGYKTDGTAGIDVNHQDETCSYSQAQKLISLCGWEPRWLPNVQDWEENSTHSAKIAASAEPDKSSRFAEQQQNSYSTSVKKDKGKGKLHVKDSGCSLRSPLLDCSLCGATVRIWDFTSVPRPAHLNLGNIDAPDAGTKPLLARGISATSGINGWVAEGADKNNVEGRDEACTDEGKSMSNARVDLNLTMAGGLPPTHSGMLSVLGNFNNGGMGIDLVIGQPSGSEAGGYAASFESRGPSSRKRNIEEGGSTADKPVNRLQPADSIEGTVIDRDGDEVDDAAQNSDIRSKRHRGFNLFDVHPPSSSGAGPSRNFSLELDIDVNRIQPSKAEGPSALHNSSARDSMRASSVIAMNIIHGAEENSMDSVQYQPCDGDDVEKPSSALRSGGMSDTLDLNYSNLAQESSFVHPAADSNARDIGGSSMNGGEEVLNADTAPILARDQLSLGVSGGSVGMGASHEAEIHGVEVSEHKTESVVGDVEPVPELIETMGQTGESAPGPGMMDEFVPEDVGREEPQGDSHDVVSRLVGQVDSGSTKADSVESGEKMSHARGQESNLQHSLSCNARVYSGIDLSKDEVTQTGKMLTKDEYDPGNDLGAMNGENDYGTSLPEFDPIKHHNSCCPWVNGYVAAACSINSSSITNSSAFCGWQLTLDALETVQSLGQDQTQAMQSDSAASLYKVGIKSKDDRVAPSHKLPKRPKHSKC; this comes from the exons ATGAGGGAGGAGGTCAGGAGCTCGTCGGCGGCGCCCGCCGACCCGCCGCCGCGGTCGGCCTCGCCGCCCGCCACCCCGGTCGCCAG CTCTGCTGGTCCTTCATCGCCTCCCGCACAAACAAATGTAGTTACCATGGATTGGTTAGGCAGTGAGCAGTTATCTAAAGTGGGGTCATCATCACTGGCTGCTTCACTTCCTGCTCAGCCTTCTCTCAGTACTAATGCTGTTGGAGCTGCTATGGATTTCTCGCAATCATCATGCAGACCATGGGAGCGAGGAGATTTACTTCATCGACTGGCCACATTTAAGCCCTCAACATGGGCTTCCAAGCCAAAG GCTGCCAGTTCACTGGCTTGTGCTCAAAGGGGATGGGTGAACATTGACATGGACAAAATTGAATGCGACTCATGTGGCGCACATCTTATATTTACTGCACTGACATCCTGGTCTCCTGCTGAAG TTGCAAATGCTGGAGAAGCCTTTGCCGAACAGCTCGATGCATCACACCAGAATGATTGTCCCTGGAGAGGGAATAGCTGTGCTGATAGCCTAGTGCAGCTCCACTTCAGCCCATCAGCTCTTCTTGGTGGGTTTAAAGATCGCTGCGAAGGGCTGTTGCAATTTATATCTCTCCCTGTTATTGCCTCTTCTGCAATAGAGAGTATGAAGCTCACTCGGAATCATCAGATTGTGCATGTGTTATCCCAATCAATTGCGATTCTGTGTGGGGAGTTGGGTTACAAAACAGACGGCACAGCAGGAATTGATGTCAATCATCAAGATGAGACCTGCAGCTACTCTCAA GCGCAGAAGCTTATTAGCCTTTGTGGATGGGAACCTAGATGGCTTCCAAATGTACAAGATTGGGAAGAAAACTCAACCCACTCTGCAAAAATTGCAGCCTCGGCTGAACCAGATAAATCTTCCCGCTTTGCTGAGCAACAGCAAAATTCGTACTCCACATCAGTCAAAAAAGACAAGGGGAAAGGCAAACTACATGTGAAAGATTCTGGATGCAGTTTGAGATCACCTTTGCTGGATTGCAGCTTATGTGGAGCTACAGTGAGAATCTGGGATTTTACATCTGTGCCACGTCCTGCTCATCTTAATCTGGGTAACATCGATGCACCTGATGCAGGGACGAAACCTCTGTTAGCACGTGGAATTAGTGCTACAAGTGGGATCAATGGATGGGTTGCTGAAGGAGCAGATAAGAACAATGTTGAAGGACGTGATGAAGCATGTACTGATGAGGGAAAATCAATGTCAAATGCTCGTGTTGACCTAAATCTGACAATGGCAGGGGGGTTGCCACCAACCCATTCTGGGATGCTGTCAGTGCTTGGAAATTTCAATAACGGAGGAATGGGAATAGATCTGGTGATCGGTCAACCTTCCGGAAGCGAGGCTGGTGGCTATGCAGCCTCATTTGAATCTCGTGGTCCCAGTTCAAGGAAGCGTAATATAGAGGAAGGTGGGAGCACAGCTGATAAGCCAGTAAACAGGCTTCAGCCTGCTGACAGCATAGAAGGGACTGTTATTGACCGTGACGGTGATGAAGTTGATGATGCTGCACAAAATTCAGATATTCGGAGCAAAAGGCATCGTGGCTTTAATCTCTTTGATGTCCACCCACCATCTTCTTCTGGAGCTGGTCCCAGCAGAAATTTTAGTCTTGAGCTGGATATAGATGTCAATAGAATTCAGCCATCTAAAGCCGAGGGTCCATCTGCCCTTCACAACTCATCTGCTAGAGACTCCATGAGGGCATCTTCTGTTATTGCAATGAATATTATTCATGGTGCGGAGGAAAATTCAATGGATAGTGTTCAATACCAGCCAtgtgatggtgatgatgttgagAAGCCTTCAAGTGCACTCAGGAGTGGTGGAATGAGTGACACATTGGATCTCAACTATAGCAACCTAGCACAGGAGAGCAGTTTTGTGCATCCTGCTGCTGACAGTAATGCAAGAGATATAGGAGGGAGCAGTATGAATGGAGGGGAAGAAGTCCTCAATGCAGATACAGCTCCCATTTTGGCTAGAGATCAACTTAGCTTGGGAGTTAGCGGAGGGAGTGTTGGAATGGGTGCTAGTCATGAAGCCGAAATTCATGGAGTCGAGGTTTCTGAACATAAAACTGAGAGTGTTGTCGGAGATGTAGAACCAGTTCCTGAGCTTATTGAAACCATGGGGCAGACTGGTGAATCAGCCCCTGGGCCTGGAATGATGGATGAGTTTGTCCCTGAAGATGTTGGCCGAGAAGAGCCTCAGGGTGATAGCCACGATGTGGTCTCTAGGTTAGTGGGCCAAGTTGACAGTGGTTCAACTAAAGCTGATTCTGTTGAGAGTGGAGAAAAGATGAGCCATGCCAGAGGCCAGGAGAGTAACCTGCAacattctctttcttgcaatgccAGAGTTTATTCTGGCATCGATCTATCTAAAGACGAAGTGACTCAGACTGGCAAAATGCTGACTAAGGATGAGTATGATCCAGGAAATGATCTTG GAGCAATGAATGGAGAAAATGACTATGGAACAAGTCTTCCAGAATTTGATCCAATTAAGCATCACAACAGTTGCTGTCCATGGGTAAATGGATATGTTGCCGCTGCTTGCTCTATCAATTCTAGTTCCATCACAAATAGCTCAGCATTTTGTGGCTGGCAGCTTACACTAGATGCACTTGAGACTGTCCAGTCTCTTGGGCAAGACCAAACTCAAGCCATGCAGTCAGATTCTGCAGCGTCACTATATAAGGTGGGGATTAAGTCAAAA GATGATCGGGTTGCACCAAGCCACAAGCTGCCAAAAAGGCCAAAACACAGCAAGTGCTAA
- the LOC139836090 gene encoding uncharacterized protein isoform X2, whose translation MREEVRSSSAAPADPPPRSASPPATPVASSAGPSSPPAQTNVVTMDWLGSEQLSKVGSSSLAASLPAQPSLSTNAVGAAMDFSQSSCRPWERGDLLHRLATFKPSTWASKPKAASSLACAQRGWVNIDMDKIECDSCGAHLIFTALTSWSPAEVANAGEAFAEQLDASHQNDCPWRGNSCADSLVQLHFSPSALLGGFKDRCEGLLQFISLPVIASSAIESMKLTRNHQIVHVLSQSIAILCGELGYKTDGTAGIDVNHQDETCSYSQAQKLISLCGWEPRWLPNVQDWEENSTHSAKIAASAEPDKSSRFAEQQQNSYSTSVKKDKGKGKLHVKDSGCSLRSPLLDCSLCGATVRIWDFTSVPRPAHLNLGNIDAPDAGTKPLLARGISATSGINGWVAEGADKNNVEGRDEACTDEGKSMSNARVDLNLTMAGGLPPTHSGMLSVLGNFNNGGMGIDLVIGQPSGSEAGGYAASFESRGPSSRKRNIEEGGSTADKPVNRLQPADSIEGTVIDRDGDEVDDAAQNSDIRSKRHRGFNLFDVHPPSSSGAGPSRNFSLELDIDVNRIQPSKAEGPSALHNSSARDSMRASSVIAMNIIHGAEENSMDSVQYQPCDGDDVEKPSSALRSGGMSDTLDLNYSNLAQESSFVHPAADSNARDIGGSSMNGGEEVLNADTAPILARDQLSLGVSGGSVGMGASHEAEIHGVEVSEHKTESVVGDVEPVPELIETMGQTGESAPGPGMMDEFVPEDVGREEPQGDSHDVVSRLVGQVDSGSTKADSVESGEKMSHARGQESNLQHSLSCNARVYSGIDLSKDEVTQTGKMLTKDEYDPGNDLGAMNGENDYGTSLPEFDPIKHHNSCCPWVNGYVAAACSINSSSITNSSAFCGWQLTLDALETVQSLGQDQTQAMQSDSAASLYKDDRVAPSHKLPKRPKHSKC comes from the exons ATGAGGGAGGAGGTCAGGAGCTCGTCGGCGGCGCCCGCCGACCCGCCGCCGCGGTCGGCCTCGCCGCCCGCCACCCCGGTCGCCAG CTCTGCTGGTCCTTCATCGCCTCCCGCACAAACAAATGTAGTTACCATGGATTGGTTAGGCAGTGAGCAGTTATCTAAAGTGGGGTCATCATCACTGGCTGCTTCACTTCCTGCTCAGCCTTCTCTCAGTACTAATGCTGTTGGAGCTGCTATGGATTTCTCGCAATCATCATGCAGACCATGGGAGCGAGGAGATTTACTTCATCGACTGGCCACATTTAAGCCCTCAACATGGGCTTCCAAGCCAAAG GCTGCCAGTTCACTGGCTTGTGCTCAAAGGGGATGGGTGAACATTGACATGGACAAAATTGAATGCGACTCATGTGGCGCACATCTTATATTTACTGCACTGACATCCTGGTCTCCTGCTGAAG TTGCAAATGCTGGAGAAGCCTTTGCCGAACAGCTCGATGCATCACACCAGAATGATTGTCCCTGGAGAGGGAATAGCTGTGCTGATAGCCTAGTGCAGCTCCACTTCAGCCCATCAGCTCTTCTTGGTGGGTTTAAAGATCGCTGCGAAGGGCTGTTGCAATTTATATCTCTCCCTGTTATTGCCTCTTCTGCAATAGAGAGTATGAAGCTCACTCGGAATCATCAGATTGTGCATGTGTTATCCCAATCAATTGCGATTCTGTGTGGGGAGTTGGGTTACAAAACAGACGGCACAGCAGGAATTGATGTCAATCATCAAGATGAGACCTGCAGCTACTCTCAA GCGCAGAAGCTTATTAGCCTTTGTGGATGGGAACCTAGATGGCTTCCAAATGTACAAGATTGGGAAGAAAACTCAACCCACTCTGCAAAAATTGCAGCCTCGGCTGAACCAGATAAATCTTCCCGCTTTGCTGAGCAACAGCAAAATTCGTACTCCACATCAGTCAAAAAAGACAAGGGGAAAGGCAAACTACATGTGAAAGATTCTGGATGCAGTTTGAGATCACCTTTGCTGGATTGCAGCTTATGTGGAGCTACAGTGAGAATCTGGGATTTTACATCTGTGCCACGTCCTGCTCATCTTAATCTGGGTAACATCGATGCACCTGATGCAGGGACGAAACCTCTGTTAGCACGTGGAATTAGTGCTACAAGTGGGATCAATGGATGGGTTGCTGAAGGAGCAGATAAGAACAATGTTGAAGGACGTGATGAAGCATGTACTGATGAGGGAAAATCAATGTCAAATGCTCGTGTTGACCTAAATCTGACAATGGCAGGGGGGTTGCCACCAACCCATTCTGGGATGCTGTCAGTGCTTGGAAATTTCAATAACGGAGGAATGGGAATAGATCTGGTGATCGGTCAACCTTCCGGAAGCGAGGCTGGTGGCTATGCAGCCTCATTTGAATCTCGTGGTCCCAGTTCAAGGAAGCGTAATATAGAGGAAGGTGGGAGCACAGCTGATAAGCCAGTAAACAGGCTTCAGCCTGCTGACAGCATAGAAGGGACTGTTATTGACCGTGACGGTGATGAAGTTGATGATGCTGCACAAAATTCAGATATTCGGAGCAAAAGGCATCGTGGCTTTAATCTCTTTGATGTCCACCCACCATCTTCTTCTGGAGCTGGTCCCAGCAGAAATTTTAGTCTTGAGCTGGATATAGATGTCAATAGAATTCAGCCATCTAAAGCCGAGGGTCCATCTGCCCTTCACAACTCATCTGCTAGAGACTCCATGAGGGCATCTTCTGTTATTGCAATGAATATTATTCATGGTGCGGAGGAAAATTCAATGGATAGTGTTCAATACCAGCCAtgtgatggtgatgatgttgagAAGCCTTCAAGTGCACTCAGGAGTGGTGGAATGAGTGACACATTGGATCTCAACTATAGCAACCTAGCACAGGAGAGCAGTTTTGTGCATCCTGCTGCTGACAGTAATGCAAGAGATATAGGAGGGAGCAGTATGAATGGAGGGGAAGAAGTCCTCAATGCAGATACAGCTCCCATTTTGGCTAGAGATCAACTTAGCTTGGGAGTTAGCGGAGGGAGTGTTGGAATGGGTGCTAGTCATGAAGCCGAAATTCATGGAGTCGAGGTTTCTGAACATAAAACTGAGAGTGTTGTCGGAGATGTAGAACCAGTTCCTGAGCTTATTGAAACCATGGGGCAGACTGGTGAATCAGCCCCTGGGCCTGGAATGATGGATGAGTTTGTCCCTGAAGATGTTGGCCGAGAAGAGCCTCAGGGTGATAGCCACGATGTGGTCTCTAGGTTAGTGGGCCAAGTTGACAGTGGTTCAACTAAAGCTGATTCTGTTGAGAGTGGAGAAAAGATGAGCCATGCCAGAGGCCAGGAGAGTAACCTGCAacattctctttcttgcaatgccAGAGTTTATTCTGGCATCGATCTATCTAAAGACGAAGTGACTCAGACTGGCAAAATGCTGACTAAGGATGAGTATGATCCAGGAAATGATCTTG GAGCAATGAATGGAGAAAATGACTATGGAACAAGTCTTCCAGAATTTGATCCAATTAAGCATCACAACAGTTGCTGTCCATGGGTAAATGGATATGTTGCCGCTGCTTGCTCTATCAATTCTAGTTCCATCACAAATAGCTCAGCATTTTGTGGCTGGCAGCTTACACTAGATGCACTTGAGACTGTCCAGTCTCTTGGGCAAGACCAAACTCAAGCCATGCAGTCAGATTCTGCAGCGTCACTATATAAG GATGATCGGGTTGCACCAAGCCACAAGCTGCCAAAAAGGCCAAAACACAGCAAGTGCTAA